One genomic segment of Helicoverpa zea isolate HzStark_Cry1AcR chromosome 22, ilHelZeax1.1, whole genome shotgun sequence includes these proteins:
- the LOC124641426 gene encoding adhesive plaque matrix protein-like, translated as MHGSPSHRVQGQNPELLHALRTSNSEKLLRKRRPLYTKSRKTKYNLAWQPWWTGMQDADYFMNYNDLLDWYFMIPDLGRATTSKATISPNHHRPEPTTSPNHRPEPTMLLNHRSEPTVSLNHHRPEPTISPKHHRPIKTMLPNHHRPKPTISPNHHQPEPTTTPNHRPKPTISPNHHRPEPTTTPNHRPKPTISPNYHRPEPTTTPNHRPEPTTTPNHRPKPTISPNYHRPEPTTTPNHRPEPTISLNHRSEPTISTNDRPEPTLSPNHRPKPTISPNHRPEPTISLNHRSEPTISPNYQPEPTISLNHRSEPTISPNHRPEPTISTNDRPEPTLSPNHRPKPTISPKHHRPIKTMLPNHHRPKPTISPNHRPKPTVSPNHRPEPTISLNHRSEPTISPNYQPEPTISLNHRSEPTISPNHRPEPTISTNDRPEPTLSPNHRPKPTISLNHRSEPTISLNHRSEPTISPNYRPEPTISTNPPPESTLSSTNPPPKSTQLTKRRPKSTTSMKRRPKSTKRHPKSTKRRQKATKRRQKATKRRQKATKQRQKATKRRQKATKRRQKATKRRQKATKRRQKATKRRQKATKRRQKATKRRRKSTTHRPKPKKHRHKSKERRPKSTKHRPEPKKSSTSTSESELSEQEYDYGDNFDPEHPDLSDLNQSDLQHYHEVFNAPIEIDR; from the exons ATGCATGGAT CACCATCTCATCGAGTACAGGGACAGAACCCTGAACTACTGCATGCACTGCGTACGTCTAACTCTGAAAAACTACTCCGTAAGAGACGACCCTTGTACACAAAATCTCGCAAGACAAAATACAACTTGGCATGGCAACCATGGTGGACCGGGATGCAGGATGCCGATTACTTCATGAATTATAATGATCTCCTTGATTGGTATTTTATGATTCCCGATTTAGGACGAGCTACAACTTCAAAAGCAACTATATCACCGAACCACCACCGACCAGAACCAACTACATCACCGAACCACCGACCAGAACCAACTATGTTACTGAACCACCGATCAGAACCAACTGTATCACTGAACCACCACCGACCAGAACCAACTATATCACCGAAGCACCACCGaccaataaaaactatgttACCGAACCACCATCGACCAAAACCAACTATATCACCGAACCACCACCAACCAGAACCAACTACAACACCGAACCACCGACCAAAACCAACTATATCACCGAACCACCACCGACCAGAACCAACTACAACACCGAACCACCGACCAAAACCAACTATATCACCGAACTACCACCGACCAGAACCAACTACAACACCGAACCACCGACCAGAACCAACTACAACACCGAACCACCGACCAAAACCAACTATATCACCGAACTACCACCGACCAGAACCAACTACAACACCGAACCACCGACCAGAACCAACTATATCACTGAACCACCGATCAGAACCAACTATATCAACGAACGACCGACCAGAACCAACTTTATCACCGAACCACCGACCAAAACCAACTATATCACCGAACCACCGACCAGAACCAACTATATCACTGAACCACCGATCAGAACCAACTATATCACCGAACTACCAACCAGAACCAACTATATCACTGAACCACCGATCAGAACCAACTATATCACCGAACCACCGACCAGAACCAACTATATCAACGAACGACCGACCAGAACCAACTTTATCACCGAACCACCGACCAAAACCAACTATATCACCGAAGCACCACCGaccaataaaaactatgttACCGAACCACCATCGACCAAAACCAACTATATCACCGAATCACCGACCAAAACCAACTGTATCACCGAACCACCGACCAGAACCAACTATATCACTGAACCACCGATCAGAACCAACTATATCACCGAACTACCAACCAGAACCAACTATATCACTGAACCACCGATCAGAACCAACTATATCACCGAACCACCGACCAGAACCAACTATATCAACGAACGACCGACCAGAACCAACTTTATCACCGAACCACCGACCAAAACCAACTATATCACTGAACCACCGATCAGAACCAACTATATCACTGAACCACCGATCAGAACCAACTATATCACCGAACTACCGACCAGAACCAACTATATCAACGAACCCACCACCAGAATCAACTCTTTCATCAACGAACCCACCACCAAAGTCCACTCAATTAACAAAACGCCGGCCAAAATCCACTACATCAATGAAACGCCGACCAAAGTCAACGAAACGCCATCCAAAATCAACGAAACGACGTCAAAAGGCAACGAAACGACGTCAAAAGGCAACGAAACGACGTCAAAAGGCAACGAAACAACGTCAAAAGGCAACAAAACGACGTCAAAAGGCAACGAAGCGACGTCAAAAGGCAACGAAACGACGTCAAAAGGCAACGAAACGTCGTCAAAAGGCAACGAAACGACGGCAAAAGGCAACAAAGCGACGTCAAAAGGCAACAAAACGACGTCGAAAATCAACGACACACCGACCAAAACCAAAGAAACACCGACATAAATCAAAGGAACGACGACCAAAATCAACGAAACACCGACCAGAACCAAAGAAATCATCAACATCTACATCAGAGTCAGAACTATCAGAGCAAGAATATGATTACGGGGACAATTTTGACCCAGAGCATCCGGACTTATCAGACTTAAACCAGTCAGATCTACAACATTATCACGAGGTATTTAATGCCCCAATAGagatagataggtag
- the LOC124641152 gene encoding chymotrypsin-1-like yields MFLVPTLLFLSFHKTPPVNANASEPWAPNKTPKPRVFHGQDVATHEYPYIAVIMRLKKSNRHIRTCTISIIMKNYGLTAAHCSRRQRYQHYVWYGNHTVSPLETGAYIAVSEYIVHPSFLVVGGKLTGNDVALVRFSDIILPRYGRLSAVDHLTMMGLPVKYIGGGLTKKIGDDDTRQLQVGEGAIVACPAIYKELANILVCVGPKCSSRQDTGAKGDSGGPLFFDDRIIGVMSFGDQNPFASIVAFAPVSPYLDWINNVLHST; encoded by the coding sequence ATGTTCTTGGTACCTACgctattatttttgtcatttcacaagacaccaccagttaatGCCAACGCGAGTGAACCGTGGGCACCAAATAAGACACCAAAACCTAGAGTATTCCATGGTCAAGACGTCGCAACCCATGAATACCCGTATATCGCAGTGATTATGAGACTGAAAAAATCAAATCGTCATATAAGGACATGTACCATCTCCATCATAATGAAGAACTATGGTCTTACAGCTGCACATTGCTCACGACGACAAAGGTACCAGCATTACGTGTGGTACGGAAACCATACGGTATCTCCTCTGGAAACCGGAGCATACATTGCAGTTTCAGAATATATTGTACATCCTTCGTTTCTCGTCGTAGGTGGAAAACTAACTGGAAACGACGTAGCTCTGGTGCGCTTCAGTGATATAATCCTTCCACGTTATGGAAGATTGTCCGCGGTAGATCATTTGACAATGATGGGACTGCCTGTGAAGTATATAGGGGGCGGGCTGACAAAGAAGATTGGTGATGACGATACGCGGCAGCTACAAGTTGGAGAAGGCGCAATTGTGGCATGTCCTGCGATTTATAAGGAACTAGCTAACATATTAGTTTGTGTTGGTCCTAAGTGTTCATCACGCCAGGATACTGGAGCTAAAGGAGACTCGGGTGGGCCTTTATTCTTTGACGATAGAATCATTGGTGTAATGTCTTTTGGTGATCAAAATCCTTTTGCGTCAATCGTTGCCTTTGCACCGGTCAGCCCCTACCTCGACTGGATCAATAATGTTTTACATTCAACTTGA
- the LOC124641401 gene encoding zinc finger protein ZFP2-like: MDTWSDLCRCCLSANSEVSLLDTEQNVTEKFLEVTTIEVKEDDGLPQKLCSDCYSIMNSAYQFRKQCIKMDNELRLQLNAVLDISKSDNLSKYDHSGDDEDIGNDPVKQLEAIIKQEPTDSDDDCYYVLVIDDPKDKTKVQPTVVPIKEEQFDDPATEDTTTYIHEQTQSTQSQFEDSIESFLMSNTKVPANVPATILENEEESQENDDLDGAMNIDETEDTMTHEQSLAQIEQAQENEIIETISTDVIKDIPNSKNFIKILTTTESDGTILLKSNDFTQLVTNEEEDGDGLSQEVIFCEGDDTSQFQILKYDGSELVIEYADDGQIATVLQQEDGTFLCDCGEQFEDLADYEKHQYKHNPAGEHLCSLCGKGFESAEILTGHMLLHSSTGLLITCPFCNQLIRRNSLTQHIKYGHNNFKPRCNVCLKTFANPNNLKRHMMIHSGIREFECDICFKRFHQKITMQTHRLTHMNPFSCNQCDKTFETKTALSDHKESEDCTRSKVIKVKEELMKTVKQEITTNLGKLLGYACSLCKKMFSVESALEQHIESTHIVDPTELLCSECGEVLPSKKDMQTHILTHKNLKVKNAKRFECNICGKGCSSQAMLLMHERVHTNERPFPCQLCSLRFKTKTHLRTHQLTHTREKKFGCSVCMKFFALKGNLVVHLRTHTGERPYVCSICGEAFIDSKYLKKHKLKKHAIDNLPWNQY, translated from the exons ATGGATACGTGGTCCGATCTTTGCCGCTGTTGTTTGTCTGCCAATTCTGAAGTGTCACTCCTAGATACTGAACAGAATGTAACTGAGAAATTCCTTGAAGTTACTACGATTGAG GTGAAAGAAGATGATGGTTTGCCACAGAAGCTGTGCTCGGACTGTTACTCAATCATGAACTCTGCATACCAATTTCGCAAACAGTGCATCAAAATGGACAATGAACTACGTCTACAGCTGAATGCTGTACTAGACATATCTAAAAGTGACAATCTCTCTAAGTATGACCATAGTGGTGATGATGAAGACATTGGAAATGATCCTGTTAAACAGCTTGAAGCTATTATCAAACAAGAACCTACTGATAGTGACGATGACTGCTATTATGTTTTAGTGATAGATGACCCCAAGGATAAAACAAAAGTCCAACCTACTGTAGTACCCATCAAAGAAGAACAATTTGATGATCCTGCAACTGAAGATactactacatacatacatgaacaaACTCAAAGTACACAGAGTCAGTTTGAAGATTCGATTGAGTCATTTCTTATGTCTAACACTAAAGTTCCTGCCAATGTACCCGCTACTATCCTAGAAAATGAGGAGGAAAGCCAAGAGAATGATGACTTGGATGGAGCTATGAATATTGACGAAACTGAGGACACAATGACTCACGAACAGAGCTTAGCACAAATAGAACAGGCACAAGAGAATGAAATAATAGAAACTATTTCTACAGACGTCATCAAAGATATTCCAAATTCGAAAAACTTCATCAAAATATTGACCACCACAGAGTCCGATGGCACTATACTCTTGAAAAGTAACGATTTTACACAATTAGTCACAAATGAAGAAGAAGATGGAGATGGTTTGTCCCAAGAGGTAATATTCTGTGAAGGTGATGACACCTCGCAATTCCAAATACTGAAGTATGATGGCTCAGAGCTGGTTATAGAGTATGCCGATGATGGTCAAATAGCAACTGTCCTACAACAAGAGGATGGGACATTCTTGTGTGATTGTGGAGAGCAATTTGAGGACCTGGCTGATTATGAGAAGCATCAATACAAGCACAACCCTGCTGGTGAACATCTGTGCAGCTTATGCGGTAAAGGGTTTGAGTCTGCAGAGATACTGACGGGACACATGCTTCTTCACAGTAGTACAGGACTCCTCATCACTTGTCCGTTCTGCAACCAACTTATCAGACGCAATTCTTTGACGCAACATATCAAATATGGTCACAACAACTTTAAACCTCGCTGCAATGTCTGTTTAAAAACATTTGCTAATCCAAACAACTTGAAGCGTCACATGATGATACACAGTGGCATCAGAGAGTTTGAGTGTGACATATGCTTCAAGAGATTCCACCAGAAAATTACTATGCAAACTCATAGACTAACACATATGAATCCGTTCTCTTGCAACCAGTGTGACAAAACATTTGAGACTAAGACTGCTTTGTCCGATCATAAAGAGTCCGAAGACTGTACGAGATCAAAAGTAATAAAGGTTAAAGAGGAATTAATGAAAACTGTGAAACAGGAAATAACTACAAATTTAGGGAAACTGCTTGGTTACGCTTGCTCGTTATGTAAGAAGATGTTTTCTGTGGAGTCTGCTTTAGAGCAGCATATTGAGAGTACACACATAGTCGATCCAACAGAACTATTATGTTCCGAATGTGGTGAAGTGCTACCATCTAAGAAGGACATGCAAACACACATACTGACACACAAGAACTTGAAAGTAAAAAATGCAAAGAGGTTTGAATGCAATATTTGTGGTAAGGGGTGTTCCAGCCAGGCTATGTTGCTGATGCATGAACGGGTGCATACCAATGAGCGACCGTTCCCATGTCAGCTTTGCTCTTTACGTTTCAAGACGAAGACACATTTACGGACACATCAGCTGACTCATACAAGGGAAAAGAAGTTTGGATGTTCAGTTTGTATGAAGTTCTTTGCTCTAAAAGGTAACTTGGTGGTTCATTTACGTACACACACGGGTGAAAGACCATATGTCTGCTCCATTTGTGGTGAAGCTTTCATAGACtcgaaatatttgaaaaagcaTAAACTAAAGAAGCATGCTATAGACAATTTGCCCTGGAATCAGTACTAG